From a single Sulfolobus sp. E5-1-F genomic region:
- a CDS encoding CopG family ribbon-helix-helix protein, translated as MSVEKISISLPKELYRELEDFINRKGIPDRSKIFQIALRNYLDENREGTEIIYGIINLVYDHEEASEALTEIQHEYKDNIVSTLHLHVDERLCIEAIAVKGEKSKLVELSNRLGQIRGILKARLLISFPYEKT; from the coding sequence ATGAGTGTTGAAAAGATAAGTATTTCCTTACCAAAGGAACTTTATAGGGAACTAGAGGATTTCATTAACCGAAAAGGTATACCAGATCGATCTAAAATATTTCAGATAGCTTTGAGGAATTATCTAGATGAGAATAGAGAAGGCACTGAGATTATTTATGGTATTATAAATCTAGTGTATGATCATGAGGAAGCCTCTGAGGCCCTAACTGAAATTCAACATGAGTATAAGGATAATATCGTTTCCACATTGCATTTACATGTTGATGAAAGGTTATGCATTGAAGCGATAGCTGTAAAAGGAGAGAAGAGTAAGCTTGTCGAGTTAAGCAATAGGTTAGGTCAAATTAGGGGAATTCTTAAAGCCAGGCTGTTAATATCTTTTCCATATGAAAAGACTTAG
- a CDS encoding B3/B4 domain-containing protein, with protein MKRLSISDDVRKLGVFVAMTEVSNVDAKVPQQALDDMIRKVEEKYSSQDPEYLKNDPVVRAYRDFYWRIGVDPTKTRPSGEALRRRLARGNKLPRINTVVDIGNIVSVETLVPIGLYDRDKVVGNLYLVMSKGNEEFLGLGKKTEKLDKGIPILVDDEGKVLHIYPHRDSVLTSITPDVKNVIIVGAGVPNIDENLVKYAVDRVANLLEMICKGKREYDTVVIK; from the coding sequence ATGAAAAGACTTAGTATTTCAGATGATGTAAGGAAGTTAGGGGTTTTTGTTGCAATGACAGAAGTGAGTAATGTAGATGCTAAAGTCCCTCAACAAGCCTTAGATGATATGATTAGAAAAGTTGAGGAAAAGTATAGTTCTCAAGATCCAGAGTATTTAAAAAATGATCCAGTTGTTAGGGCTTACAGAGATTTTTATTGGAGGATAGGAGTAGATCCAACCAAAACTAGGCCAAGTGGTGAGGCTCTTAGAAGGAGATTAGCTAGGGGGAATAAACTTCCTAGAATTAATACAGTTGTTGATATAGGTAATATAGTGAGTGTGGAAACTTTAGTTCCTATAGGTTTATATGATAGGGATAAAGTTGTAGGTAATTTGTATTTAGTAATGTCTAAAGGTAATGAAGAGTTTTTAGGTTTAGGTAAAAAAACGGAAAAGTTAGATAAGGGAATTCCAATATTAGTTGACGATGAAGGTAAAGTTCTCCACATATATCCTCATAGGGATTCGGTCTTAACTAGTATAACTCCAGATGTTAAAAACGTTATTATAGTTGGTGCTGGAGTTCCCAATATTGATGAAAATCTAGTTAAATATGCAGTAGATCGTGTAGCAAATTTATTAGAAATGATATGTAAAGGAAAGAGAGAGTATGATACAGTGGTGATTAAATGA
- a CDS encoding homoserine dehydrogenase, with translation MKLLLIGYGNVGKAFRRLLHEKKESYPILQNVEIAGIITRQGLMIGDKENFSPDKQMNILEAIDLINPDVIVDMSAPNYKDGEPSVSAYIKALSRKIHVITVNKAPLALKFREIFEVAEKTGAKIGFQGTVMSGTPSINLFRIQPVSEVSRIRGILNGTTNYILTRIYEGLSFNEALKEAKEKGYAEEDPTLDLNGFDAAAKLTILSNFIMNRSIRLGDFKFKGITEISNEDIRRAKSEGKKIKLIAYADNYIIQVSPQVIGPQDPLYYIDGVENALEIQNEIQRIIIRGPGAGPINAAYGALTDLVLLLEGCL, from the coding sequence ATGAAGTTACTTTTAATCGGATATGGAAATGTTGGAAAGGCGTTTAGAAGATTGTTACACGAAAAGAAAGAGAGCTATCCAATATTGCAAAATGTTGAGATTGCAGGAATAATAACTAGACAAGGATTGATGATTGGGGATAAGGAGAATTTCTCTCCAGATAAGCAAATGAATATATTGGAAGCAATCGATTTGATAAACCCCGATGTTATTGTTGATATGTCAGCACCTAATTATAAAGATGGTGAACCATCTGTTAGTGCTTACATAAAGGCATTGTCAAGAAAAATTCACGTGATAACAGTAAATAAAGCACCATTAGCACTAAAGTTTAGGGAAATATTTGAGGTTGCTGAGAAAACTGGTGCTAAAATTGGATTTCAAGGAACTGTAATGAGTGGTACTCCTTCTATAAATCTCTTTAGAATTCAACCAGTATCAGAGGTATCTAGGATAAGGGGTATCCTTAATGGTACCACAAACTATATTTTAACTAGGATTTATGAAGGATTAAGTTTTAATGAAGCCTTAAAAGAGGCAAAAGAAAAAGGTTATGCAGAGGAAGACCCAACTTTAGATCTTAATGGATTTGATGCTGCAGCTAAACTGACAATTTTATCAAATTTTATTATGAACAGAAGCATAAGATTAGGTGATTTCAAGTTCAAGGGAATAACTGAGATTAGCAATGAAGATATTAGAAGAGCTAAAAGTGAAGGAAAGAAAATAAAGCTAATAGCATATGCGGATAACTACATAATACAGGTCTCTCCTCAAGTTATAGGTCCACAAGATCCCTTATATTATATAGATGGAGTTGAAAATGCTCTAGAAATTCAAAATGAAATACAGAGGATAATTATTAGAGGTCCAGGAGCAGGTCCGATAAATGCAGCATATGGTGCCCTTACAGATTTAGTTTTATTATTGGAAGGATGTTTATGA
- the cyoE gene encoding heme o synthase, producing the protein MSLQRKIKAYLKLGKLGVVSLLDLAAVAGAFLAYRHNISLLPVIPMLIGGTLASMGAMIINSGIEIDRDKVMSRTSKRPTVVGYVNRREAIIVGSLLAILGTALGFIDNALTAFFIALGVIIYVFVYTILLKPRTWLNIVIGGFAGSAAAWAGYTSLTNSLSLEGFLLGFLVFMWTPGHFWSLSLKYREDYINAHYPMLPAVTGITTSARAIAISNALMIPIVLLIGYYINLIALVAFSILSAFLMFLSYRLILNPTKEEAMKSFIFSNIYLMLIFLIMIVVKLI; encoded by the coding sequence ATGAGTTTACAGCGGAAAATAAAGGCTTATTTAAAGTTGGGTAAACTTGGTGTAGTAAGTTTACTTGATTTGGCGGCAGTTGCGGGGGCTTTTTTAGCTTACAGACACAATATTTCACTTTTACCAGTAATTCCTATGTTAATTGGAGGTACTTTAGCATCAATGGGGGCTATGATAATAAATAGTGGAATAGAAATAGATAGAGATAAAGTGATGTCTAGAACATCAAAGAGACCTACAGTAGTTGGATACGTTAATAGGAGGGAAGCTATAATCGTTGGTTCACTTCTAGCTATTTTAGGTACAGCATTAGGTTTTATAGACAATGCTTTGACTGCTTTCTTTATAGCCTTAGGTGTGATAATATATGTATTTGTATATACAATCTTATTGAAGCCTAGGACGTGGCTAAATATAGTTATAGGTGGATTTGCTGGCAGTGCTGCAGCTTGGGCAGGTTATACATCACTGACAAATTCTCTAAGTCTAGAGGGATTCCTTTTAGGTTTTCTAGTATTTATGTGGACTCCGGGCCATTTCTGGTCGTTGTCATTGAAGTATAGAGAAGATTACATTAATGCGCATTATCCCATGCTTCCTGCTGTGACTGGAATAACTACTTCTGCAAGGGCAATAGCAATTTCTAACGCCTTAATGATTCCGATTGTACTTTTGATAGGATATTATATTAATCTAATAGCGCTTGTAGCATTTTCTATTTTAAGTGCATTCCTAATGTTTCTTTCTTATAGGTTAATACTTAATCCAACTAAAGAAGAGGCAATGAAATCGTTCATATTTTCAAACATTTACCTAATGTTAATATTTCTAATTATGATAGTAGTTAAATTAATATGA